Proteins co-encoded in one bacterium genomic window:
- a CDS encoding iron-sulfur cluster loop — MSEKSIRDRLVEHGQILFRAPKQLITFTKEPQADALLNDLDNHPHAFVLACLMDRQVRAERAWLIPYRISQKIGGFSVQRMSELSRQDVKRLMREPEPLHRFVDTMTDHFYSAVQRIKNDYEGDAAIIWKGKPSSAEVVYRFREFEGVGPKIGSMAANILARDFKIPFSDYSSIDISADVHVCRVFSRLGLCSADVTVEQVIDRARALYPEFPGMMDLPCWEIGRNWCKSDGPVCGDCYMKDLCPTAKQNENG, encoded by the coding sequence ATGAGCGAGAAATCAATACGCGACAGACTGGTTGAACACGGGCAAATATTGTTCCGCGCGCCGAAGCAGCTGATTACCTTCACCAAGGAACCACAGGCCGATGCCTTGCTGAATGACCTGGACAATCATCCGCATGCTTTCGTCCTAGCATGCCTCATGGATCGTCAAGTCAGAGCGGAGAGAGCATGGCTGATTCCATATCGCATTTCGCAGAAGATCGGCGGGTTTTCGGTGCAAAGGATGAGTGAACTATCGCGGCAAGATGTGAAACGTCTCATGAGGGAACCGGAACCTCTCCATCGGTTCGTTGACACGATGACCGATCACTTCTATTCAGCGGTGCAGCGAATCAAGAACGACTATGAGGGTGATGCTGCCATTATCTGGAAAGGCAAGCCTTCCAGTGCGGAGGTTGTATATCGTTTCCGGGAATTCGAAGGGGTTGGTCCCAAAATCGGTAGCATGGCCGCCAATATTCTCGCACGCGATTTCAAGATTCCCTTTTCGGACTACTCCTCAATTGACATCTCAGCGGATGTACATGTATGTCGAGTCTTCTCCCGACTTGGTCTATGTTCCGCCGACGTTACCGTTGAACAAGTGATAGACAGGGCACGGGCACTTTATCCAGAGTTCCCAGGAATGATGGACTTGCCATGCTGGGAGATAGGCAGAAACTGGTGTAAGTCAGACGGCCCAGTATGTGGCGACTGCTACATGAAAGACCTTTGCCCAACTGCGAAACAGAATGAGAATGGCTAA